Genomic DNA from Actinomycetota bacterium:
GTCTCGACGGTCACGCCTGGCGCAACCTTGACGGTCGTCGCCCGGGCCGAGGACGGATCCGAGCGGCGCTTCCAAGCCCGGGCACGGATCGACACGCCCACGGAGCTCCACTACTTCCGCGAAGGCGGCATCTTGCCGGCCGTGCTCCGGAAGATGATCGCCAACTCCTAGGGCCGCTTTAAGGGGTGCGAGCGCCCGCTCCGAGTGGGGTGCCCTCCTTCACCGAAGGTGGCGCAGATGCACCTCCTTGCGCTGGGCGCCGATGTTAGGCTCGGCCGGAAAAGAGAGAAAGGGCTGCTCAACGATGCTGCGCGTCGTCCTTGCAGAGGACAACCTGCTGGTCAGGGAGGGGACGAAGATGCTCCTCGCCTCGACCGGTGAGATCGAGGTCGTCGGGGCCGCGGCCGACGCGGTCGAGGCGGCAAAGCTGGTCGCCGAGCTCTCCCCCGACGCCGTCATCACCGACATCCGGATGCCCCCGGGGTTCCGCCTCGAGGGCATCGAGCTCGCTTTGCAGGTTCGTGCCGAGCACCCCGAGACGGGGGTCGTCGTGCTCTCGAGCCACGACGACCCGGAGTACGCCCTGGCGCTATTCAAGGACGGATCCGCCGGGCTCGCGTACTTGCTCAAAGAACGGATCGCCGAGCCGGAGCATCTGATCCACGCGGTGCGCGAGGTATCGCGCGGCGGCTCCGTCATGGATCCGAAGGTCGTCGACGCGCTGGTACATCGTGAGGCCGGCGCCGCGGGCTTGTCACCCCACGAGCAAGAGCTTCTGAATCTGATGAACACGGGATGCTCCTACGACGAGATGGCCGTGCGGCTGGGGATCCCCCCGACCGCCGTCGACCACGAGGTGAGCCGCGTGCTGGCGAAGCTGGCCGAGGCGGCGAGCCGCGGAGTCGAGGTCGCCATATCGGAGCTGCGGAAGCTGCACACCGTCCTCGTGCAGAAGGAGCGGAACACGGTGGCGCTTTCCCAGTACCTCTCGCCGCAGGTCGCGAAGTCCATCGTGACCGAGGCGTCGCTCAAGCCGACCAACGTCGAGGTCTCGGTCGTGTTCACCGACATCCGCGGGTTCACGACGCTCTCCGAGATCACCGAAGTCGCAACGCTCGGCGCGCTGCTCAACGAGCACCTGACGGCGATGAGCGAGCTGGTGATGGCGCACGACGGCATCGTGGACAAGTTCATCGGGGACGCCGTCATGGCGGTGTTCGGCGCGCCGGTAGCGCTCGCCGACCACGCGCGCAAGGCGGTCGACTGCGCGCAGGCGATGATCGCGCGCCAGGTCGAGCTCAACAGCAAGTGGTCGACCGAGGGCAATCCGCCCTTCGGGGTCGGCATCGGCGTGAACACGGGCAAGGCGATGGCCGGCGCGGTCGGGGGCGCGAAGCTCGAGTACACGGTGGTCGGTGACGCGGTCAACGTCGCGCAGCGCCTGAACTCGCTCGCCGGCCCCGGTGAGATCGTAGCCAGCGAGGAGACCGTCAACGCGGCGGGCATGCCGCCGGCGGATGTCGAGACGGTAAGCGTGAAGGGCCGCGAGAAGCCGGTGCGCGTCGTGCGCATCCGGGGCGACATCGGAAAGGAGCAGACATGAGCGTCGTAGAGACTCACGACCTGCGCAAGAACTACGAAGCGGAGGGCGCGCCGGTTCGCGCGCTGCGAGGCGTCGACATGAAGATCGAACCGGGCGAGTTCGTCGCGGTCATGGGGCCGTCGGGTTGCGGCAAGTCGACGTTGCTGAACCTGATCGCCGGGCTCGACACGCCCACCGACGGCGAGATCTCCGTCGCCGGCGAATCGCTCGCCGGGAAGGACGAGAACGATCTCGCGAAGATGCGCCGCAAGCACATCGGGATCGTGTTCCAGTTCTTCAACCTTCTCGAGGGCATGAGCGTGCTCGAGAACGTCACGCTCCCCGCCGTGATCGCCGGGATGCCGCGCAAGCAAGCGGAAACCCGCGCGCGCGACCTGCTGGACCTGCTCGGGCTCGCCGACAAGGCGAAGAACGCGCCTGGGGTGCTGTCGGGTGGTCAGCGGCAGCGGCTCGCGATCGCGCGGGCGCTGGCGAACTCGCCGACGCTCGTGCTCGCCGACGAGCCGACCGGGGCACTGGACTCGGCCGGCGGCGTCGAGGTGATGGAGCTGTTCCGGCGACTCCACAAGGACGGCCAGACGATCATGCTCGTCACCCACGACGTAAAGGTCGCCGAGAACGCCGACCGCATCGTGAAGATGCGCGACGGCCGGATCGAGAACGGCGAGTCCGCGTCGTCCGGCGAACGCCAGCAGGTTTCGTTCGGGACGCTGCTCTCTCCCCCCGCGGAGCCGGGCGGGCAGGCCTAGGCCGGGCTTCCTTCGATCCGAGGAGACCGCCGTGGCCGCGGTCTGGATGAGGCTCCACGTCGAGCTGCGCGCGCGCTGGCGCGCCTGGCTGGCGCTCGGGCTCATCTTCGGGATCGGGTCCGGCGCCGCGATGGCCGCGCTCGCCGGCGCTCGCCGCACCGAGACCGCGTATCCGCGTTTCGTTGAGGCCCAAGACGGATTCGACGCGCTGTCCGGCGGCGGTGGGACCGACAAATCCGACGAGGACTTCCTTCGGATGAAGACGCATCCAGCCGTCGCATCGGCGGAAGAGATCGTCATCCTCGCCGGCCAGTTCACGATCCCGGCGAAGGGAGCGCGTGAGGAAGTGGTCGTCGGATTCCCAGAAGCGTTCGTCGTGAGCAACCCGTCGGGCCGGGTGCCCTACGTGACCAACCGCGCGAAGATCCTGGAAGGACGTCTCCCCGACCGCGCGAACCCGCACGAACTGGTCGTGCCGTTCACGGTACGCGATCGGTACGGGATCCGGACCGGCGACCAGATCATCCTAGGCATGGGCTTCGACGACGAGTTCGGGCCCGTCGAGGAGGTCCCCGTCGAGGTCGTGGGCGTCGTGGCGGCGCCGGGAGACTTCGAAGCCGTGGGGCAGACGCTGTTCTCCATCCTCTACGGCACCCCGGCCATGTATGAGCGCTACGGCGACCTTCTTCCGCAGCCGCTCCCGCTGGACATCCGCAACCTCGGGTTCCACCTGAAGGGGGGCTCGTCCGCAGCAGCGGCGTTCAAGCAATCGATCGAGCGCGAGCTCAACATCGACATCCCGGTCATCGAACCCGTGATCCGCAGCGGCGTTCAGAAGACGATGCGCCTGTACGCCGTCGCCCTGTTGGTCGTCGGCGCGCTCATCGCCGTCGCGACCGTCGCCATCGTCGGCCAGACGATCGCGCGGCAGACCACGATCGACTCCTCGGACCATCCCACCCTGCGCGCGCTCGGGTTCTCGCCGTCGCGACTCGTGGCGTTGGGCTTCCTGAGGGCTGCGATCATCGGTGTGATCGCCGCCCTCATCGCAGCCGTGACTGCCGGTCTCGCTTCCCCACTGTTCCCGATCGGTCCGGCCCGCACCGCCGAGCCGTCACCGGGGTTGACGCTCGACGCGACGGTGATCGGACTGGGATGCGGCGCGCTCTTCGTTCTCATTCCCCTGATCACCTTGCTCCCATCGCTCCGAGCCGTGCGAGCCGCCGCGCTCGAGCGCGACGTCGGTGAGGACACCCGCCGGTCGTTGATCGCGCGCGCTGCCTCGGGACTCGCGCGGTCCCCCGCGACGTCCGCAGGGCTCAGGATGGCGCTCGAGCCGGGCCGGGGACGGTCGTCGGTTCCGGTGCGGTCCACGATCCTCGCCGTGGCCATGGGCGTCGCCGCCGTTAGCGGCTCGCTGGTCGTCGGCGAAAGCCTGACGAACCTCATCGAGGAGCCCGCCCTTGCGGGCTTCACCTACGACGCCCTGCTCCCCGATGACATGAACGAGCCGACGCCCGAACACACGGCGGAGCGCGTCGCCGCGCTACGGCAGATCCCGTACGTCGACCGCCTCGCCGTCGGAACCGCGCTGAACATCGTGGTCGGCGGTGCCGACTCATTCCTCGTCGCCTTCGCCGAGGATGGTGAGATCGGATACGCCATCATCGACGGCCGCCCACCGACCGACATGCTCCACGGTGACCTCCCCGAGATCGCACTCGGGGCCGTCACCATGCGGCGCCTCAAGCTCAAGCTCGGGGATACGGTCGAGTTCGCGTATCCGCCTGAGGGAGCGGAAGACGATGAGGAAGGCGAGGGTGAAGAGCCGCCGCCACTGATGCAGCGCGCGCGGATCGTCGGGGTCGTCGCCGTCCCACCGTTGCCTTTCGCCGTCACCGAGCCTGGCGAGGGGGGGCTGGCCACAGTCGGCGCGGTGAACTCGTTCAACCCAGACCACCGCGCCGGATGCTGTTACGTCGCCTTCGAGGAAGGGACCGATCTGGATGAAGCTCAGGCCGCGCTCGAAGAAGCCGGCTTCGAGGTCTTCCCCCGCACCAAGCGCACCGACCTGGCGACCCTAGAAAGGATGAGTCGACTGCCGATCCTGTTGTCGGCGATCTTCGCGGTCATCGGCGCTGCGGCATTGGCGCATGTTCTGACCACCTCCATCCGACGCCGGCGCCGCGAGCTCGCGATCTTGAAAACGTTGGGCTTCACCAGGGGCCAGGTGCGGACCGCGGTTGCCTGGCAGGTCAGCACGACGACGATCCTCGCCGTGCTGATCGGGATCCCCGGCGGGATCGCGCTGGGACGGTGGGGGTGGGGCCTGGTCGCCGCGTACTTCGCCGTCGTGCCGGTCGCCGTCGCACCGCTCGCGCTCGTGGCCGTTGTGATCCCTGCGGCGCTGTTGCTCGGCAACATCGTCGCGGCGGTTCCGGCCCGCATCGCCGCCCGCACGAAACCCGCTCTCGTTCTGAGGACCGAGTAGCTATGAGCGCCGTTTGGATGCGAGCCCGCAACGACCTCCGCGCCCGCTGGCGCGGCGCGGTACTCCTCGCGCTCGTGCTCGGCGTCACCGCCGCGATGGCGATGACCGCCGCGGCGGGGGCGCGGCGGACGACGACGTCGTATCCGCGGTTGCTCGCGGAATCGAAGGCGTACGACGCGGAGGTCCAGCTGACCGGCGACGACGGCTCGAGCGACGCGGCGTTCGACACCGGCCAGGAGATCCTCGCGGCGGTGGCCGCGCTGCCCGAGGTCGTCGACCACGGCCGCATCGCGTTCGTCCCGGCGACAGAGGGCCGGCCGGGCGGCCCGCCACCGCCCTTCTCGTGGGACGTGTCGGCCGTCGCAAGAGTCGACCCAACGGTGGGCACCACGCTGGAGATCCCACGTCTGCTGTCGGGACGTCTCGCGGCTTTGGACAACCCCGCGGAAGCGATGGCGACGACGGAGTTCCTCGAGCAGCGCGGCCTGAAGGTCGGCGACCGGTTCACCCTGCAGCTGGTCACCTTCGACGAGATGCTCGAGCTGTTCTTCGGACGGAACCCGACCCCGACCGGTGAACTCGTACCGGTGACGATCGTCGGCTCCTGGCTGCTCCCCCACGACGTCTCGCTCCAGGAACAGACCGGGATCCTGATGCTTACCCCCGCCTTCTACGAGCGTTACAGCTCCGACAACGCCACCCTCGAGTCGCTGGTCGTCCGCTTGCGGAACGGCTCCAAAGATCTCGAGCCGTTCGTCGCAGGGGCGCGAGCGATCGCAGGGGTCGACGCGATCTCCGTCATCACCCAGGACGATCTGGTCTCGAAGGTCGACCGGGCGCTCGGGATCCAGAGCACGGCGCTCTGGGCGCTCGCGCTGGCGATCGGCGCCGGCGGGGCCCTGGTCCTCGGACAAGCGATCGGCCGGTGGGCGGCTCACGGAGAGGCCGACCTGCCGAGCCTGCGGGCGCTGGGGATGAGTCGAGGCCATCTCATCGCGTCGGTCGCTCTCCCGGCGTTGCTCGTGGGAGCGGCAGCGGCGCTCGTCGCCTGCATCGCTATGTTCCTCTTCTCACCCCTCGTCCCCGTCGGCCTCGCGCGGGATGTCGAGCCCGACGTCGGGCTCTTCTTCGACGGCACGGTGATGGCGCTCGGTGCCGCCGCCGTCGTCGCGGTCGTTGCACTGCGCGCCTGGCTCCGAGGCTTCGCACTCACGGGGCTTCGCTCCGGGGAGCTGCCGAGCCGCACCCGACCGTCCATCGCGATCGATCGGCTCGCGCGCGGCGGCGCATCCCCCGCTCTCGTGACCGGTGTGCGGTTCGCCGTCGAGCCCGGACGCGGCCGGACGGCCGTCCCCGTGCGCAGCGTGATCGCAGGCACCATTCTGTCGATCGTTGCCGTAGTCGCATCGTTCGTCTTCGGACGCAGCATGGAGAACATGCTCGCGAATCCGGCCACGTTCGGCTGGAACTGGGACCTGATCGTCTTCGGCGGCGAAGACCCGGCGTTCACACAAGACCTCCAGCGGAAGCTGTCGGGTTCTCGTCAAGCCGCCTCGCTCGCGCGCCTGGAGATCCGGCCTACGACGTTCCGCGGCTCCGACATTGAGACCTTCGCGATCACATCGGTGAAAGGCACGATCTTTCCGACGATGCTCGACGGTTCGTTCCCCGACGCACCGGACGAGGTTGCCCTCGCGAGCAAGACGATGCGCGCCGCGGGTGTCGGCATCGGGGACACCGTGACCTTCCCGGCAGCCGACTGCGCCGAGGGCGTCGAGTGTCCGCTCGCCTACCGCGTCGTCGGACGTTTGGTGTCCTGGAGCGAGTCAGAGGATCCCGATGTCGGCGCGGCCTTCACCGAGCAAGGACAACGGCGGATCGCGACGTCAGAAGGGTTCACGGACTTCGCTGTTCGGGTTCCCCGAGGGACGGATCCGGAAGCCGCGAGCGGGGCGATCAAGGAAGAGCTGGGCTCCGACGGGACGACGCCCACGCGGCCGGCGGCGATCGACAACGTCGCCCGGGCCCGCTCGATGCCGATGCTCCTCGCAGGCATCCTCGCCGTGCTCGCGCTGATCACGATGGTTCACGCGCTCCTCACGGCGGCCAGTCGCCGGCGGCACGATCTCGCAGTGCTGAAGACCCTCGGCTTCCTGCGGCGCCAGGTTCGCGCGGCGGTGGCGTGGCAGTCGATGACGACGGTCATGCTCGCGCTCCTCGTCGGGATCCCCGTCGGCATCGCGGCCGGCCGGTGGACGTGGAGCCTGCTATCCGACCGGCTCGGTGTGGATGCTCAGCCGGTCGCGCCGCTCGGATGGATCGCCTTGGGAGCGGCGGCGGTCGTGCTCCTCGCCAACGTCGTTGCGATGGCGCCGGGCCGCGTGGCCGCCCGCACGCGGCCGGCCGAGACCTTGAGGACGGAGTGACATGAGCGCCGTGTGGATGCGGCTGCGGGCCGAGACTCGCGCTCGCTGGCGGGCCTGGGTCGGCCTCGCGCTCGTCGCCGGATTGGCGGGTGGGCTCGTGACGGCCGCGGCGGCCGGCGCACGGAGGACGCAAACGGCATATGAGCGGATGTTGGCCACCACGTCACCGCACGACGTCTTCCTCTATCAATTCTCGGATGTGGGACTGACCGAGCTCGACCCCGATGCGGTCGTCGCGCTCCCCGAGGTCGACGAGGTCGCTCGGTTGAGCTGGTTCTGGGCGGACGTCGGGACCCCGGTGGGTATCGCGATCCCGCGCGATGAAAAGCTGGGGACGCAGGTCGATCAGGCCAAGATCGTCAGCGGACGGCGCGCCGACCCGGACGCTCCGGACGAGGCAACGGCAAGCTTCGCGGCCGCGGACCGCTACGGCATCTCCGTCGGAAGCAAGATCCCATTGTTCCCGAAGGAAACGCCGGACGACCCGCCGGAGGTGAAGCGCTATCGCGAGGCCTTCGTTGCGGCCGGTGCCCCGCTCGAGCTCCGCGTGGTCGGGATCCAGGCCGGCCCCTACGATCTGCCGCCGATCACCATCGGCAGCAGCATCGCCGCGTACGCGACCCCGTCTCTTTACCGGATCGCCTCGAAGGCGCAAGGGCTGTTCCAGTCGTCGATCGACTCGATTTCCGTCCGGCTCAAGCGCGGCGCCGAGGACCTCCCAGCGTTCGAGCGGCGGCTGCGGGGCCTCGCCGGGCCCGACTCCGAGATCGAGCTGGAGCCGCTCGCCAACACCGCGGCCAGCGTTCGGAACGCGATCGCGCCCCTGTCAACGGCCATGTGGCTGCTTGCGGGGATCCTCGGCCTGTCGTCGCTCGTGATCGTCGGTCAGACGTTGACGCGCCATATCGCCGTTTCCTCCGATGACAACGGAACGCTCGGCGCGCTTGGCATGACGCCGCCGGAGCAATGGATCGTCGCGATGGGCCGCACGCTGGTGATCGGCGTGATGGCCGCGGGCGTCGCCGTCGTCGTCGCCGTGGCGCTGTCGCCGCTCACTCCGCTCGGGATCGCGCGCGTCGCCGAGCCGTCTCCGGGCTTGCACGTCGACGCGTTCACGATCGCGACGGCGATCGCGGGCATGCTGATCGCGGTGCTGCTGGTGAGCGCGATGCCGGCGTGGCGCGCGACGAGCGCGGGCAGCGCCGCATCAGACAAGGCCCGCGGGTCGGCAGCTCCGAACTCGAAGGCCGTGGCAGCCTTCGCGCGTGCCGGCGCCTCCGTCCCGGCGGTGGCTGGAGTCCACATGGCGCTCTCTCGGGGCAGCGGAAGGGCCTCGCTTCCGATCCGTTCGACGATATTCGGCATCTCGATCGCCGGCGCCGCGCTCGCCGCTTCGCTCTGCGTGGCGGCGAGCCTCCACCATCTCCTGCAGACCCCGCGCCTGTACGGGCTGACCTGGGATCTGCAGATCGTCGAGTTCGACGCCGACGCCGATTTCAGCGTCCCGGCCCAGACGCTGAGCTCGGACCCGGGCATCGCCGCCCTGTCCTACGGCGGGACCGGATCGGTTGCGATAAAGGGTCGGACCGCCGAGGCCTATGCGGTCACTCCCATCCGCGGCGACGCCTATCCGACCATCGTCGACGGACGGCGCCCGAGCGCCGCCGATGAGATCGCATTGGGAGCGAGGACGCTCCGAACGATCGGCGCCGAGGTCGGCGATCGAGTCGACGTCTCCCTGCTCGGTGCCGCGGAGCGGTCGATGACCATCGTGGGGCGTGTAGTGAACCCTGCGCTGACCCAGGGAGAGCTCGGCGAATCGCCGCTGCTCGATTGGTTCAGCAATCGGGCGAACTTCGCCGAAAGCGATCGCCTGGCCAACACGATGCTGGTTCGCTTCGCCCCGGGGGCCGACATCGCCCGTCTCACCGGTCGGATCGAAGACCTCATCATCCCGGCTGAGGAGACCGCGTTCGTCGGCCTGAGCGACGTGGTCTCACCGAACGAAACGCCCCGCGACGTGGTGAACTTCGGCCGGGTCGAGAACCTTCCGATCGCGCTCAGCGTGGCTCTTGCAGCTCTCGCCTCGGCGGTCCTCGCGCACATGATCGCCTCCTCCGTACGGCGTCGCCGTCACGACCTCGCGATCCTGAAGACACTCGGCTTGGGCAAAGGGCACATCCGCGCGGTCGTCGGATGGCAGGCCACGACGCTCGTGGTCGCTGCGCTCGTGGTCGGCATCCCGGTCGGCGTCGTCGGAGGGCGATGGGCGTGGACCTCACTCGCCGACCGCGGCGGCGTCGTCCCCGCGCCGCGCGTCCCCGTCGCAGCGCTGGCGCTCATGATGCCGGCCGCGATCCTGCTCGCGAACCTCGTCGCGGCGATCCCGGGACGCATCGCCGCTCGCACGCAACCGGCGCTCGTTCTGAGGACCGAGTGATGGGCGCCGTCTGGATGCGATTCCGCGCGGAGCTCCGCAGGCGCTGGCGCGCGTGGCTCGGGCTCGCCCTCCTCGTCGGCGCCTTCGGCGGCGCGGTCGTCGGAGCCGCGGCGGGAGCGACCCGCACCGATTCCGTCGTCGATCGCAGCATCGCAAAGCGACGGCCGCCCGACATCTTCATCGTGCCCGTTTTCGGGATCCAAGAGCTCGGCCCGGAGCTCGCCGGTGCCCTGGATCTCGATCACCTCCGCGCGTTCCCCTCCGTGGCCGACGGAACACACATGTTTCTGCTTCCCACCGTCGAAAACATGGATGTCGCCGCCACCGACGATACGAGGTTGGGAACCGAGATCTTTCCATCCGAACTGGTCGAAGGCCGCTTGCCCGACCCCGATCGAGCGGACGAGGCCGTGGCGAACGTCGTGGCGATGAACCGTCTCGGCCTCCATGCCGGCGATCATTACACGATCCATTTCCAAACCAACTTCGGCTTCGGCGCCGAGCCGCGTCCCGCGGCGACCGTCCGGTTCCGTATCACGGGGATCACCGCTGGGCTGGGAGACCTCGCCGCGATCGCCGAGCCGGGGCTGTCCTTGACCCCTGCGTTCCTCGACCGATACGGCGACCGCTTCGACGACGTCCGCCAGGTCGAGCTCTCGATGCTGCGACTGCGGAACGGAGCGGAGTCCTACGCCGCCTTCCGCAAGGATGTCGAGAAGGTGACCGAAGGCACAACCGTCTTCTACAACGAGAGTGCCGGCTGGACGGAAGCGCGCCGCTCGTTCGGGCTCCAGGCGGATTCACTGTGGATCCTTGCCGGGGTGCTCGCGCTCGTGACCGTCCTCGTGCTGGGTCAAACGATCGCTCGGCAAACGTTCGTCGAGTCGGCCGAGCACCCTGTGTTGGGCTCGCTGGGCTTCACGCGGGCCCAACTGTCCTCCATCGGGATCCTTCGCGCAGCCACGATCGGGATCGCCGGAGCCCTGGCGGCGATCCTCGTGGCGGCGGGAACATCCCCGCTTGCGCCGTTCGGGAGCGCGCGGCTGGCAGACCCGAGTCCGGCTTTCTTGTTGCAGAGGGGTCCGTTAGCGATCGGCGCCGCGGCCATCGTGCTCGTCGTGGTCGCGCTCGCTCTCATACCATCCTGGAGGGCCGCGCGTGTCGTCGGAGCCGGTCCGGGCTCGATCGAAGAGTGGAACCGGCCGGCTCGGATCGCTGGAGCCGCGTCACGAGCCGTTCCCGGACCTTCCGCCGCCGTCGGCGTCCGGATGGCGTTCGAGCGAGGCCGCGGGCGCACGGCAGTGCCGGTGCGCACGACGATCAGCGCGACCGCGGTCGGGGTCCTCGCGCTAACGGCCGCGCTCGTCGTCGGCTCCAGCCTCGATCACCTGACCACCACGCCCCGCCTGTATGGATGGAACTGGGATGTGGCCGCCGTCTCCCCGGCGTTCAACGACGGCCAGGAGCCGGACCCCGCCGCCGGCGCGCGGAACCGGGCCGCGCTCCGTGCGCTTCCCGGTATCGCTTCAGTTTCCTTCGGTCCGGAAGGCGGTCAGTTGCTGGTGAACGACGTCATCGTCGAACCGTTCGGTCTCGAGCTCGGAGCAGCCGTGGCTCCTCCCCTCCTCGACGGTCGCGCTCCCGCCGCTCCGAACGAGATCGCGCTCGCCCGGAAGACACTCGCCGCCGCGCGCGCGAAGATCGGCGATACCGTCCAGGTCGGATTCCAGGGCACCACGGTCCGTGCGCCTTTCCGCGTCGTCGGCATCACCGTTCTCCCGCTCTCAGGCGACAGCACGACCCTCGGAGACGGGGTGTGGATCCCGGTCGAGGATCTGGGGCGGCTGTTCGGTGAGTTGATACCGATGGATCGCGCCCT
This window encodes:
- a CDS encoding FtsX-like permease family protein, with the protein product MSAVWMRLRAETRARWRAWVGLALVAGLAGGLVTAAAAGARRTQTAYERMLATTSPHDVFLYQFSDVGLTELDPDAVVALPEVDEVARLSWFWADVGTPVGIAIPRDEKLGTQVDQAKIVSGRRADPDAPDEATASFAAADRYGISVGSKIPLFPKETPDDPPEVKRYREAFVAAGAPLELRVVGIQAGPYDLPPITIGSSIAAYATPSLYRIASKAQGLFQSSIDSISVRLKRGAEDLPAFERRLRGLAGPDSEIELEPLANTAASVRNAIAPLSTAMWLLAGILGLSSLVIVGQTLTRHIAVSSDDNGTLGALGMTPPEQWIVAMGRTLVIGVMAAGVAVVVAVALSPLTPLGIARVAEPSPGLHVDAFTIATAIAGMLIAVLLVSAMPAWRATSAGSAASDKARGSAAPNSKAVAAFARAGASVPAVAGVHMALSRGSGRASLPIRSTIFGISIAGAALAASLCVAASLHHLLQTPRLYGLTWDLQIVEFDADADFSVPAQTLSSDPGIAALSYGGTGSVAIKGRTAEAYAVTPIRGDAYPTIVDGRRPSAADEIALGARTLRTIGAEVGDRVDVSLLGAAERSMTIVGRVVNPALTQGELGESPLLDWFSNRANFAESDRLANTMLVRFAPGADIARLTGRIEDLIIPAEETAFVGLSDVVSPNETPRDVVNFGRVENLPIALSVALAALASAVLAHMIASSVRRRRHDLAILKTLGLGKGHIRAVVGWQATTLVVAALVVGIPVGVVGGRWAWTSLADRGGVVPAPRVPVAALALMMPAAILLANLVAAIPGRIAARTQPALVLRTE
- a CDS encoding FtsX-like permease family protein; protein product: MAAVWMRLHVELRARWRAWLALGLIFGIGSGAAMAALAGARRTETAYPRFVEAQDGFDALSGGGGTDKSDEDFLRMKTHPAVASAEEIVILAGQFTIPAKGAREEVVVGFPEAFVVSNPSGRVPYVTNRAKILEGRLPDRANPHELVVPFTVRDRYGIRTGDQIILGMGFDDEFGPVEEVPVEVVGVVAAPGDFEAVGQTLFSILYGTPAMYERYGDLLPQPLPLDIRNLGFHLKGGSSAAAAFKQSIERELNIDIPVIEPVIRSGVQKTMRLYAVALLVVGALIAVATVAIVGQTIARQTTIDSSDHPTLRALGFSPSRLVALGFLRAAIIGVIAALIAAVTAGLASPLFPIGPARTAEPSPGLTLDATVIGLGCGALFVLIPLITLLPSLRAVRAAALERDVGEDTRRSLIARAASGLARSPATSAGLRMALEPGRGRSSVPVRSTILAVAMGVAAVSGSLVVGESLTNLIEEPALAGFTYDALLPDDMNEPTPEHTAERVAALRQIPYVDRLAVGTALNIVVGGADSFLVAFAEDGEIGYAIIDGRPPTDMLHGDLPEIALGAVTMRRLKLKLGDTVEFAYPPEGAEDDEEGEGEEPPPLMQRARIVGVVAVPPLPFAVTEPGEGGLATVGAVNSFNPDHRAGCCYVAFEEGTDLDEAQAALEEAGFEVFPRTKRTDLATLERMSRLPILLSAIFAVIGAAALAHVLTTSIRRRRRELAILKTLGFTRGQVRTAVAWQVSTTTILAVLIGIPGGIALGRWGWGLVAAYFAVVPVAVAPLALVAVVIPAALLLGNIVAAVPARIAARTKPALVLRTE
- a CDS encoding FtsX-like permease family protein; translated protein: MGAVWMRFRAELRRRWRAWLGLALLVGAFGGAVVGAAAGATRTDSVVDRSIAKRRPPDIFIVPVFGIQELGPELAGALDLDHLRAFPSVADGTHMFLLPTVENMDVAATDDTRLGTEIFPSELVEGRLPDPDRADEAVANVVAMNRLGLHAGDHYTIHFQTNFGFGAEPRPAATVRFRITGITAGLGDLAAIAEPGLSLTPAFLDRYGDRFDDVRQVELSMLRLRNGAESYAAFRKDVEKVTEGTTVFYNESAGWTEARRSFGLQADSLWILAGVLALVTVLVLGQTIARQTFVESAEHPVLGSLGFTRAQLSSIGILRAATIGIAGALAAILVAAGTSPLAPFGSARLADPSPAFLLQRGPLAIGAAAIVLVVVALALIPSWRAARVVGAGPGSIEEWNRPARIAGAASRAVPGPSAAVGVRMAFERGRGRTAVPVRTTISATAVGVLALTAALVVGSSLDHLTTTPRLYGWNWDVAAVSPAFNDGQEPDPAAGARNRAALRALPGIASVSFGPEGGQLLVNDVIVEPFGLELGAAVAPPLLDGRAPAAPNEIALARKTLAAARAKIGDTVQVGFQGTTVRAPFRVVGITVLPLSGDSTTLGDGVWIPVEDLGRLFGELIPMDRALIRFAPDADRAAIAKTLGERFNAEIKDAEPPGTVVDFGAVSQMPHVLAGIVGLLAAGTIGYGLVTAVRRRRRDLSILKALGLDRRQVRWAVAWQASATALATLALSIPLGVIAGRLIWIAFANASGFLAAPIVDLALIALTVPAAVIVANLISALPARIAARTVPAVVLRTE
- a CDS encoding FtsX-like permease family protein produces the protein MSAVWMRARNDLRARWRGAVLLALVLGVTAAMAMTAAAGARRTTTSYPRLLAESKAYDAEVQLTGDDGSSDAAFDTGQEILAAVAALPEVVDHGRIAFVPATEGRPGGPPPPFSWDVSAVARVDPTVGTTLEIPRLLSGRLAALDNPAEAMATTEFLEQRGLKVGDRFTLQLVTFDEMLELFFGRNPTPTGELVPVTIVGSWLLPHDVSLQEQTGILMLTPAFYERYSSDNATLESLVVRLRNGSKDLEPFVAGARAIAGVDAISVITQDDLVSKVDRALGIQSTALWALALAIGAGGALVLGQAIGRWAAHGEADLPSLRALGMSRGHLIASVALPALLVGAAAALVACIAMFLFSPLVPVGLARDVEPDVGLFFDGTVMALGAAAVVAVVALRAWLRGFALTGLRSGELPSRTRPSIAIDRLARGGASPALVTGVRFAVEPGRGRTAVPVRSVIAGTILSIVAVVASFVFGRSMENMLANPATFGWNWDLIVFGGEDPAFTQDLQRKLSGSRQAASLARLEIRPTTFRGSDIETFAITSVKGTIFPTMLDGSFPDAPDEVALASKTMRAAGVGIGDTVTFPAADCAEGVECPLAYRVVGRLVSWSESEDPDVGAAFTEQGQRRIATSEGFTDFAVRVPRGTDPEAASGAIKEELGSDGTTPTRPAAIDNVARARSMPMLLAGILAVLALITMVHALLTAASRRRHDLAVLKTLGFLRRQVRAAVAWQSMTTVMLALLVGIPVGIAAGRWTWSLLSDRLGVDAQPVAPLGWIALGAAAVVLLANVVAMAPGRVAARTRPAETLRTE
- a CDS encoding ABC transporter ATP-binding protein, which gives rise to MSVVETHDLRKNYEAEGAPVRALRGVDMKIEPGEFVAVMGPSGCGKSTLLNLIAGLDTPTDGEISVAGESLAGKDENDLAKMRRKHIGIVFQFFNLLEGMSVLENVTLPAVIAGMPRKQAETRARDLLDLLGLADKAKNAPGVLSGGQRQRLAIARALANSPTLVLADEPTGALDSAGGVEVMELFRRLHKDGQTIMLVTHDVKVAENADRIVKMRDGRIENGESASSGERQQVSFGTLLSPPAEPGGQA
- a CDS encoding adenylate/guanylate cyclase domain-containing protein, producing the protein MLRVVLAEDNLLVREGTKMLLASTGEIEVVGAAADAVEAAKLVAELSPDAVITDIRMPPGFRLEGIELALQVRAEHPETGVVVLSSHDDPEYALALFKDGSAGLAYLLKERIAEPEHLIHAVREVSRGGSVMDPKVVDALVHREAGAAGLSPHEQELLNLMNTGCSYDEMAVRLGIPPTAVDHEVSRVLAKLAEAASRGVEVAISELRKLHTVLVQKERNTVALSQYLSPQVAKSIVTEASLKPTNVEVSVVFTDIRGFTTLSEITEVATLGALLNEHLTAMSELVMAHDGIVDKFIGDAVMAVFGAPVALADHARKAVDCAQAMIARQVELNSKWSTEGNPPFGVGIGVNTGKAMAGAVGGAKLEYTVVGDAVNVAQRLNSLAGPGEIVASEETVNAAGMPPADVETVSVKGREKPVRVVRIRGDIGKEQT